Below is a genomic region from Halictus rubicundus isolate RS-2024b chromosome 11, iyHalRubi1_principal, whole genome shotgun sequence.
CTTCTCGACAATTAAACTCTTAAGTTGCTCCTGCAACTCGGTATTTCTGTTCGCAGCTTCCTGCCTCGCGATTTGCTCTGCTGCAATCTTCGACTCGAAATCGAGGATATTTGACGCGTTGACGCGTTCAAGTTCGTTCCCTTTTGATGCGAGATCTTCGACCTGCTTCTGCAATCGAGAAACTTTTTCAGAAGTTTTTTCGTGCTCTGTTCGCTCGGAAATAATTCTCGATTCCGCGTCTGAGGCTACTCGACTCAATTCTGCTCGCAGATCGACGATAGTTTGTTCCATAATCGCTTTCTCGGACGCGATTTGCTCGGCCTGCTTCTCCAGCTGTTGAAGATGAGCCGTCATTTCGACGTTCGCGGTTTCCGGATCGTTCTTCAGCTTGTCCAACTCCAAAGATTTGATGTTCAGCTGGCTGGTTAGCTCGCGGCGTATAAGGTCGAATTCTTTCCTTTCGGAGACGATGTTCTCGACCTCCTTCTGCAATTCTGTGATCCTCTTAGTTGATTCGGCGCGCAATTCAGTGTTTTCCAGTGTAACGTTCTTCAGCTTCCTCTCCAGTTCGGAGATCTTCTTCAATTCCACCTCTTTCACGCTTTCCTCGGACATATTTTTCAGCTCCAGTTCGACGGTTTTCTTCTTCAGTTGCGCGCGCAATTCGCTGCTCATGTACTCAAATTCGTCTCTTTCTGAGGTGATGTTTTTCACTTGCCTCTCCAACTCTGAGAACTGTTTCATTGCTTTTCGACTCGCCTCTCTCTCCAGGATATTGTGTTTCTCGAACTCGTCAAGTTTCGAGCATAATTCAGCAATCACGTGTTCCGCGTTCGTCTCTTCCGCGAGGTTCAAACTCTTTAGCCGTTTCTTCACTTCCAACGTGTATTCTGGCACTGGTCTTCGTGGCGCGGTTTCCTCCAACTTCTTGACACCGTCGTCCTGGCTCAGCAGCTGCTTCTCCAGGGTTGTGAACTGGCGGAGCTCTATGAACTCTTTCGTCAAATGACCGATGCATTGTCGCAGAACGTGCTTCGGCGTCGAGGGAGATTCTTGGCATCTCATCGTTTGAGTCGCCGTGTTGCGATTCAATCTCACCGGCGATCCGCTCATTCTCTCCGGTGAGATACTGTTCTCCAACTCGATGGTAAACACTTCATCCCTGAATGTGACGCGATGGTTGCGTTTCGTGATGAACTTTTCGTCCTCGCTGTCGCTGCCGTTGTCCTCGCTGTTTCGATCGCACTCGCTCTTGAACAGCTCCAGTTCGAAATCCGTGAAAGCCGTTTGAAAGGTTTGGTTCATCATATCGACGGATTGAATGATGCTCTTCCTGCAGGACTTCTCGTTGGATGCTTGTTTGATCGTCGACAAGTTTTGGGTCAGCTGAAAAGCGGGCAAATGACTCACCAGGCCTGGACCGCCCCAAGTTTGCCTTCTTTTCGCCTTGAATTTGAATGTGTCTTCATCGGTGATGTCCCCGGAGACGATTCGAGTCTTCAACAGCTCTATACGTTCTTCCAACATCTGATTCACCCGCTCCTTCTCTTGCAATTTTGACTCCATCTCCTCGACTTCCGCGACTCGATTCTCCTGTTTTATTTTGTCGAGTTCTGTCTGCAGTTTAGATATTTGTTTCGCGTACCGTTTCAAAAGCGCTGCATCTGACATCACCTCGTTGACTTGTGGCTTATTCTTCACGCTTTTTGCACGGCACGCGAACGACAAAGTACACTGCGTTTCCTCCACAGCGGCCGGTGTCACGGCGCAGATTATAGTCGTTAAAGCATTGCCGCCCAGAGAGTTTTGTAATAATCGAGTCAATTTACTATCGCGGAAATTCACGTGTTTTTGGCCGTCCTGGAATTCACTCAATTGCTTAATCACCAGGCCCAAGGTCGTTAGAGATAAATTTATGTGGAGACCCTCTTTAAATCTCTCGCCGGTTGCTCCCGTTTGACGGGCCCTCTCAGACCCAGCGAGATCCACTAGATTCAATTGTGACACTTGAATTGCACTGTCCGAATCTCCAGCGGCTCTACTTTCGATCGTCTGAAGAAAAAATATGTTGAAATACCATTGTACACAGTAATGCTCGATGTTTACTTACAATTCTAAATATAGTATGACTTCTACTACTGCGTTCGTTCATATTAGTCTCTCCTGTCCTCCTGTTTTTATCTCCCTTCTTCATTATAGACAACATATTCTCTGGACAGTTGGTGATCTCCTCTTTGCATTGTAGAAATACTTGACCATTGGAGTCTTCTTTTAATTTCAGGTGGATGCCAGTTTTATTTAATAGATCATTGACTTTCTCTTTGTAGATCTCTAAGTATGATACTCTAGAAGATAATGATTTTGGTAATTATCTAGAAAAGAAGCTTCCTCACAGATTACAATaatctgaattttttaaatattgttggaACAAATAATTTCTTCTGAAGTCTTTTCATATGAGTACATTCCTTGATCGAAAACACACAAATTACAAAAGGAATCATTGTCCTAGACCATCTAGCTCGCAtgatatttgcaaaaatattatatacattttatGCGTGTTACACTTCGGTAATGTCCCTTGTTAGTttccaaaatatttgtaaaagactgttaggtctgggttagataTCTTGGAAAGGGGTGCATGGAGAGGGGTGGAGTGCCTCTGTTGCCACAAAGGACAAGGCAATGTTTGCTGTAGTCATCTGTCGTCAACAGTTTATCGCGAATATCTAAAAAACTAAGGCTGAGCAGCCATAACTTATTCACTAGATGCCATACATACCTTAATAAGAATTCTCGCCCAGCTGTGTTTGTGATAGCATTGAACATGTGTTCTATAGCTTGCGGTATGACACCTGGTTCGTCCAATGTACCCATCATTGTGTATGTTTTGCCAGAACTTGTTTGGCCATAAGCAAATACAGTTCCATTAAATCCATTTACAGCAGCATCGACTATGGGCCTCACTATACTATTGAATACATCTGTATTAGATGCATTTGTGTCAAAAATATGATCTGCAAAATTGTTGACAAAACATTAGGACATGTGACAATAGGTTCGTACAAGAAAAACTACGAAACGTTgaatagattaaaaataattggTAAATACCGAAGCAAAATCTGCCATCCCCACGCTTTTTCAGCTCCGAGTCAGTTAACGCAATAGTGTTCCCTTGAACAGACCACTGTATAGGCAGATTTTCGTCTCTCTCGCGTTTAATTAATGGTCTTACTTTAATCGCAACCTGTATGCTATCTGACATATTTGCGTTAATTAACCTACTTTGACtgaataacaaaataatttataatatcgttcgACGTAAAATGACTTAACAAACGTTACACGACGCTTGACACTCTTATGCTTGCTTATACTGCATTATACTGTAACCGTCATTTGAAAAAGCATTCCCACCAGTGACAGCAGCAACGTATCTATATTGTGGAGAATGTAGTGGGGTACTATCATTTGCGGCAAAGAACTGGAAAAGTCTAGGACGAGTCGACGAGACAGACATGCTACGAATTTTtggtaaatttttattaatatttgagTGGCATACACCTGttatacattccttttgcaaaATCAAATCATAGCAAATTTTGGGAAATTATGCGGGGTGATCAAggtaccccattttagccaaacGTTTTACTTTACTGATGCTAAAGTCGTCACGCATGCGCGAAAAAATCGTGCAACATCCCGTCATTGGTTCCGACCAGCTTTCGTTTGAATTTGAACTTTCCGTCACCTCATTGGCTATCTCGACCATAGATTTGCTATGATCGAGATGGACAAATACACGAAGAGAATAAACGAATACTGAGCCATCTATGGAATCGTAGTCGTTGTGTAGCCACAATCTGAAGTGGCATATTTTCAGCAATATAAACGAAAAGATTGATTACATAAATtatatttgtaaaatacaaaGTGAAAGAATTCGGCCATTATTTCTGCACCATCCTAACAGAAATATCGAAGGTGCAATCAGTCTTAAAATTTCGAGTTGGTTAAGCAACTAGTGGCAACTACGTCTTTATGTAGACGTAGGACACGAAATCCCATTTAGTATGTTTagtttatttatatgtatatcccGTCACAGAGTAGGCTGTGATCTCGTCTGGGATGGAATCTCGTATGGTGATTAGTGTGCTTCTATGTCTCGTTTATAGCATGACAGGGTGTGACAGAAAAATATATCCCAGTGTTCCAGTGTGATTAGTTTGCTCCTATATTTTGTCTGTGGCTATACCATTTTTGTTCCTGTAGACACACTATGTTTTCAAAAACCATAACTATTAGCCATACTTGTGATGATCTTCAATGCGGATTTGATGCGCAGAATTACTAGGAGTATTTTGATTCCAAAAACATTAATTTTGCGCgtttagtttccgagatatttaatttttttgtttcagaactTCGAAGTTTCATTGCAAGATGGCACCATGGTCATTTGCGTCTTTTGGCGcaaaaattgccattttattaaatatttattcattgcACGATTTCTAACGCAGTTTTTTACTTAGTATAGATACATCGAAGTCCAATAAACAATTCacatatttcaaaatattttttattacagcTTAACTCTGTCATTaacatttgaaaaaattatttcttgttATATGATtaatcccttgcactacgatttattttacggttacagtAATTCAAATTTCGAACACTATCTGTTCTCCAATGTCTCTATATCGACAACGACAGAGTAGAATTACATTTCATTTTATAGAATATTGATAACgtacatatttagtagattctgttcgaaatcttcatctcgtgtctgactcgatgttatagtggaaagggttaatctGTGAGGAAGGGACagaaaaataatgaattataCAAACTGATACAACATTTAACTTTTTGCAATGTAACAAATGTGGCAAAATATACCTTGTATTTATATACACGTGAACTAATAAATAACCAACATCGTTAAAGCTTCTCTTATCTGAACctttttaatacttttaataCAGTATTGTAGACATATGTTTTAGCATCTCTGCCCCATAAATAATCTATGTGATTGAATTTCGAGTATTCGATCTTTCGTGTCTCTAACACATTTGGTAATCTGTCAACGAGTTTCTTTATATCAGCAGGATCAGTTAGAAAATCATTTTCGCTATAAAATATAACTATTGGTATCTTCACTTTCTCGAGATCATATTTTGGCGGCTGCGTCGATCCATAAATTTTCAAGTTCTCTGTCACTCCACAATCGAATTTGCGGAACGATCCTGTTGAAAAACAACAACACATaagatttatataaaatttaagaaGATATTGATGCGTACGATTGGACAACTATTTTACGACATGATTTGTGCACTAATTAATAACTTCCacgatttttaataaaaatgacagaaaaatttgtaatcgtttcctttaaattaatttctaagtATTGCATTGAAAACGCATGTTTATACTAGAACATCTCATTAACACGAgaatttaaattaaatgaaaaattacctGATAAAATGCTCTGACTATAGTGAATAATCTGCTTAGCAGAAGCACCAGCTGGGAAGTGTCCTAAAATTAAGGGCAACATAGACTTGTCCAGTTGGTCACTACCAAACCCAGCGATCATGTAAAACCAACACACACAGAAACCCTTGGTAAGGCTACCTGGTGCATTTCGAATGATTGTGCCTAGGGTACGGGCCTGTAACCTGTTGCGGGGGAACCACTGATGTACATTGCAATAAGAAGATCCCCACTGAAACATGCTCGTTATAGGTGTGGCAAATCTAAACCTTGGGAAATCCCCTGACCAGAGGTGGATTTATTTATACACATCGCTTGAATTATtactttgaaatttttcaaGATGTAGTAAAATAGTTTGTTTTAAGAGGGTATAGCCAAACAAGCATGGTAAAATCTATATATACCCAGATTTTCACTTTAGAGGAAATAATTTGTATACGAATAAAACAATTAGTAATTAACTATATCAACTTGTGCTTAAACAACTATGTTACTTCACAAAAATTACGAAATCGTTTTTCTCAGTTTTCGAGTAATTTAATACAAACGAAAAACtcaaattttcaactttaacAATCGTCTATTAGTTATCGTAATCTAATTCAGGCATCTGTTAATTTCAAACATAATTTCTGATGTACATATATGAAAGAATTAAATGGATATAATTACAGTTAAGTTTTAACTTTGTTGCAGTGCAACCACCTCCGATCATAATTGAAAagtattgtaaatatttataaacgTACCTCCATTATGACCTGAAAGCGAACAACGAGCTTGAGCAAAGGGCTCCTGTGATTCGAAAGGAATGCTATTGGCGCAAGACTAATCATTCCTTTGATCTTGCGATTGTATTCAGGTTTCTCACTGGCCATTACATAAAATGCAGTTGTACCTTGACTATAGCCTATGTAATAAAGTTCTGAGTATCCTGTGTGTTCTAAAATATAGTCTATCGTTGCTGGTATGTCATAGAGGCCAATTTCATGCCAGCTAAAATATTAGTAAAATTATTCATCTATTCATTTCACAATCTCTAttattcatgaaatatttttcaattccaGCAACTTAAAAGTATACTTGCCTGAAATCCCAAAATTCTTTATCTATGGTTGAGTACTTCTTGTGTTTTTTGGAGTATGTATTTCCCCTTGCGTTTCCCAACCAGACATCATATCCATTGTCGCATAGAATGTATGCCAATGCCTTCTTCGGACCCAACAGTACCCAATCAGCCGAACTCGATAACAGTCCATGATGAATGAGGATTGGTACTTGAGCCTAAtgtttaaaattataatatgttTAGTGATAGGGCAAGATAACTTTCTGCATGAAGAATTAAAACGATTATTGTTACCTCTGTTACATTTTTATCGTTTAAGTTCTTCACGTCAGTCTCACTGAGACCATTACTTGGGTTTCCTTGTGATTTTGGAGGAAGAACTCTGTGTACATCTAAGCAATATCCATCTTCGGTCCAGATGTGATGCGTCTCTGCTGTGTAACCATGAGCTCGAATAAGTTCAGGctgaaaagaattattgttattattaatattcgtAACAAACATCTAAAAAATATATCAAATCTGTTGTACAAATAAAGCTATAATTACTCGATtcaacaaaaatattactaacatGATTTTGCTCAAGAATATACagtaaaaaacaaaattaaatagaTGTATAGTACACGTGAGAATCAACGAAGatgtattgaataaatataACTATTATACAGTGTCTCAGTTAAATAGAATCACCTAGATACTGTGCTATGAACAATTATAGGTCCAAACAGATGTTTGCATTTTTCACAAAACctatatatttatgtaatatAAGTTTTATATATTTCCATTTACATtacgaaataaatgttaacaaacATCATACAATAACCATCAtttggaaatatttaaaaagaaacaaaaacttCTGATGTAACTGCGCTTTAAGCTATGAATAATACTCATGATTGCTTCCATAGTGATTTTGTTGTTCGGGTGTTGTATTTGCTGATTTATTTGAATATAATCGAGTGTATGTTTCATCAAGTAATAATCAAGTTTGTCAAGTATGTTTCTTTTCCCCATTACATTGCAGAGGCATCAATCAGAAAGTCAAAAAGTGTTGTAATAGACTTTGCAATGGAAATTATGGACAAACCACGCAAGCCAGTTGATCTGCAATATTTTAGACAACTCCAAAGCATGCGATTTTGAAGGAGATTTCATAGACTGGTGGTTTCAAATGATGAGTCAATTTAATTGGTAATGCAATATTTGTTTTGTTAGGAAATGAATTATGCAGTCTGGCAAATGTGAATACCAGAGAAAGGAAATATTTAGAAATACGTGATTTTCGATGATAAGAAAAGGTTTAAACTTGATGAATTTAATGGTTTCGATTATTATTGACATTACttaagaaaagaagaaatggcTTTGTCATGAGGAGTACAAGGAAGGGGATTAACTCTTTGCGGTCGAAGTCCGGACTATGATCGGTACTGCTTACTTACTGTTGAATAATATTGTaggtttataaaaatataaaaaatgataGTTCATTTAACTGACGCATATGTACTtacataatatttatatattttttaggaGATAAATGGCTGATGTGCGTCACCTATTGATCAAGAAAAACATAATTATGACTAATGGAGAAGATACACTTTTCACTAATTTGACCGCAAATAGTTAATAATGATCGGGATTGTCTTCTTacataattttaaaatacattaaTTAAAGGTATGGAAGGACAATTTTCAGTAACACCATAGTTCCATCCATACAACAAATTTTACTAAGAAGGGGTTTCAAAAATTTGAGATGAAATTATTACCATCTTTAACTTAACTCTCAACTTGAACTTTAAAGATATTTTTCAGCTAAAATTTAAACTTATACATCCGAGTTACaaatttatacattttcacaACAGAGAATCTAACGTTTATAAACTTTCCTCTTTCGGTACAAATGAACGCGTATAAAGCGCATTTTTAAAATAAGGACATtgactttttgaaaatttaaaaaatgcgctcGAGTCTACGATTATTCACAGCACTGTCTTATTTGTTGTTGTATACAAACACGTCTCCGACATTTCACACTCTGAGATTAATACATAAACATAACGAATACGTAAAACATTAATTAAAACACACCGAATTGTCATAAAATAATATCTTTCATATTCACAGCGACGTTACAGCGGCGTTTTACTAAAGTGAATGTAACGTTACCAACAATGTCGCTACAAATATTGTCTAAACAAagtaaagaaaaaagaaggaatTTACTGTTGTCATATGAATCTCATCCTGATTGGCTACTGCGCTCATTATACGAGCAAGTAACGAAAGGTGATTTCCGTCACGGAGAAACAGCGTCAACTTTCACCAACAGTCACTTTGTTTCTTGTCGGCGATTTTCCTTTATCTATGACGGTGTTTTCCCCGAACAATCGATTAAACGgcaaaagaacaattttttcaagacTTTGGACTTGTTATTCTATGAGAGTCGAATGATCGAGAAATATCGAAACGATAATTTTGCGCTGTTCAATCCTCAAGATATACAAACTCAGAGACGAACGGCTCACAACACGCTCGCAAATCGCAAAGCGCACTGCGCTACATCGTGCGACGCTGTAAGATGACCACCCGCGATGATTCACGCGCACGCGCACGCGCTCTGATTTCATGAACTTTTCTACTAATAGAGAAGCGTTTGACTAATTGATGAAATCGGCTGGCTAAGGCGTTCCATTTCAGATATTACATATCGCATTTCCCGTTACAACTTGCCATTATTACAGCAGCTTGTTCCCATTGAGTAAATCATTAGGCATGCACAAGTGTCCGTTATAGTGTCCACTAGCAATTTTTTACTTCAGCTCTAAAGAACTCGAGTCTCGGTAccctattatttattttcacaaCTCATCCATTTGATATTTTAATACTGCGACATTTGTATTCATAATACGGCCCCGATCTATGGACAAGCGGGCACGCGGGCACTTAGGTAGTACTGCGCACTATTGAATTGACTCTTCtacaatatattatttatttattaaccttctgtatgctatgccggagtcattcgtgattCATCGCGGTGGTGATAAGCTCGAGCtcgaattttattccgatataagacgacgctttttatttcgaagtaagaaaatcgctattccCTCTttccgagccatcgccttatatcgaaagaaaactgcagtgaaatatcggcgtgggtcagaaatgactccggcataggtctAGAACTTGCAAGAGTTCGAAGGTTAATTGTTAGGGTTCGATCGGATTTCTTGATATCggaagaaaatgtatattttaatcAATCGATTACACTGTACACGTGGTTGTAAATATCTGCATGGGAGATTAATGCGTAGCATCCGCTTCTAAGAAATGTTATGTAGGAAGACGTAAACATTGCGGTCTTCAAGTGGAAcaacatgataggatatgtatcGCATTTTCCCTTCTTAGTTGCAACTCTACGCAAGAAATGTTAATATATTACGCGTCGTGAAAAGTTTCCAGTAAATACATAGTATTTAGTATGAATAGTTCAGTTCATTCAGTACATAAAATCGGCTGCGGAAAGATATTAAGAACCTCTGAAATGGAAGCCGATCTAAAACTGTTTGAAGAAAAGTTTTCTATTGTCAAAATTGCTAGTCTTAACTCGAAGTAGTTATAGCATAAAGAAGAGTTTCGGTCGCCCTACCGCGTTAACATTACATCGAAAGCGAGTAATTTTAAGCGTAGCATCTAATTCGAAAATGTCCGCTAGACGAATTGACGAAAAATGTACAACGAATTTTACGGAAGTTGTAAGCACTCGAACACAATTGCAGAGGGAACACGTATTAGCGAAATGGCACCCGGACTGTccgatatattatttatttttgaactTGTAGCGTTCGATCGGTTAACACACCTTACTCCCCAAGGACAGTAATTTATTCTACAAGTCTATTTGTGTGTTACTGAAATATATATGTAATTGTTTCCTTTTATTGCAATTATTTATCGCGACAACATTTAGACTAACGGGTAATCGTTTTTTGTTTCGaccatttttttatattaatactACTTTCGATAAGTTAACTACTAGCAAGTATAAAAGGTTAAGAAAGAAAACTTTAAAGGtgcccagtaagcaaaatgctttgaatctgccactaaaatttgacacggaagtgccatctatctgccgccgcattaccATATGTGCCTGTTCGTGCCACACTttggcttcgatcagccttcgttatagagggcaggtccgtcgcaataagaaaggggtaaccttgttctgaaagcaaatatcgggaaaaatcggaataaacgacgagagggaaaattgaatttacaaacgtatttattttaatcttaatttatttttattttacatatatttgtattatataaatttatttgtttcatatttataatcttaagaaagaaaacgaatagacaataaaatttaaaaaaatgaactgtacaagttacacgaaggaaataaaaatgatataaaattcaattatcataacaaaactgttataaaataaaaaataaatattcaaatcttaaaataatggaaataaaaccctcgaatggaaaataaggtatgggggcgcttaagaagagtttaattaatttataatacataatataggtcattaggcatgggcagcgcggacagcacaccactcttttatagtttctccttcctacaaacaaaaagggccttacattaggacgcaatatatgttctgttctcattgtacaatagatatatttcgaagaaaaatttttttaaattctagaataatgtatatactcactttcaattcattaatcaactcaaaataatactgttttgacatttgttctaaattacttacggtggtaatcctggtagtaaagcattcttggaaaaataggtatctgaaataattaaaaatatttgtgagtactatataaagactagagtactaaaataatactatacaatactgcacagaagatattattgattataacataaagttatttgttttccatgcgtatctatatataataacaatacaatttatcataacacgagaaatatgtaatgtacaatgtgcaacttggaataaactatactgtttcaaaatgaaccagcacagcgataacctactgggacattcccaatatgttaccgtcttcttcatccatcgacgattcgctggtgcatcagcaataaaacatataatgttttaatacgactggaatttttttctcgtggaacgtaatgcctccatttgagattatcaa
It encodes:
- the LOC143358532 gene encoding lipase 3, which encodes MSAVANQDEIHMTTPELIRAHGYTAETHHIWTEDGYCLDVHRVLPPKSQGNPSNGLSETDVKNLNDKNVTEAQVPILIHHGLLSSSADWVLLGPKKALAYILCDNGYDVWLGNARGNTYSKKHKKYSTIDKEFWDFSWHEIGLYDIPATIDYILEHTGYSELYYIGYSQGTTAFYVMASEKPEYNRKIKGMISLAPIAFLSNHRSPLLKLVVRFQVIMEWGSSYCNVHQWFPRNRLQARTLGTIIRNAPGSLTKGFCVCWFYMIAGFGSDQLDKSMLPLILGHFPAGASAKQIIHYSQSILSGSFRKFDCGVTENLKIYGSTQPPKYDLEKVKIPIVIFYSENDFLTDPADIKKLVDRLPNVLETRKIEYSKFNHIDYLWGRDAKTYVYNTVLKVLKRFR